The nucleotide window GGCCACGTCGATCGGTCGCGATAAATAAACAAGGTTGGAGTCTGAATCTCTCTAGCTTTCTCGTTTACCGAGGCATTTATCCGCACGACTCGCTACTATCACCGTTCTCGCCGTCGTCAATGTCaccgtcatcgtcgtcgagATTTGACCTTTCGATCTCGTTGAATCCGTACGAATAATCTTCGATATAGCGGTGCTCTCGACGAGCGCATTGACGTCTAAACGTGAGAACGTACGGTATCTCGTTATCGGCGACGACTCGATGCACAATTGCGCACTGCCTGCGGCCATAGAAAACTATTTAGTCTCCCCTCCGGGATTCTCTCTATTCGGGGCGCGTGGCTGCGTTGTTTAATAGGCGCATTCCGCTTCACGGCACAGCGGAACGTGCGACTCGAGATTTATTCTTTCGCATCGCTCCCTACTTCGCGGACAAGATATTTCTGCAAAATTGTCAAAGTAAAAACCTAGTGAATAAGCGGTGAAAAAAATGGATTTGAAATTAAAGTTAAGCAATTGACCCCAAGGGGATGATAAAAGTATAATCATGATCCGAAACAGCCGCGTGTCTACGATTATCCCGGTGTATCACGGTGAAGAGAATTAACCGTCACGTCGATTAATTTCGATACCCCGGAGGCACTCGGCTGATTCGCCCTTTCGACGCTTAATTGGCTCGGCTACGCTTGTTTCTCGCTTCTGTCGCCCGTGATCGAAGCGCCTCGTCAATGTAACAAACATCCCTTTTATGCGAGCAAGTTACACCGACAATCTTGAAAATTGCAGCGAGGATTATGCTTGGAaagataaaatctataaaataaataatatacatatagggtaaactaggataTGATgaccataggctgtaattttttcaataatcgctacatagggcgtttttttagtcattatcaaagataatcgatatttacagtagtttatgcgcatacattgttcgaaataacgatattgtgaatcttatatcatatttttacatttgactacctgcaaagtttttcatttgttcaCTAAAAAACTGTTAtgtaacgtcgaataaattacaattaagctatcgtaatcaaCGTTAGACatgttataaagatatgtaaattgttatatgacttataatttttattttcgttttcactatttttttataaatattatggccatcttttccttaaaagttgggtaagatggccaatgcttatgtcgtactattttgataacataaaatttctattaaatatttttcttttaatttcgatataatattacgtaatttaagcttgaGTGAAGATATAACATGTCAaacgcaaattaaaaaataacaaaaataaaagtatgttttttgcattttaaaaaacaatggccatcttacccgagtttaccctacagCCTACAGTTATCATTTCATCTTCATGGactgagaaaaaagaaagcgaTACAGAATCTGAAGCCCTCTCCCTCGCGTGAAATTTTCATCTGCCGGCTAACTGGATGCGCTCTCGGTTTGGCGATCCCGGGTATCTGCGGGATCTCGTGAACACGTGCGACGAGCCGCACCTTACGCGGGCGATTCTCCCTCGTGCTTGCACGCGTCGATCGGAACCGTGGGGCGTGAACTCGCGTTCACGCACGCCCACACACGGAGGGAAGATAACTGTTGCGGGGTCACTCGACATGAGAGACGAcggcaacgacgacgacgaggtcGGGCACACAATCCGCCGCCTCTCTGTCCACCGTCACCCTCCCCGCCGCGGCGGGCGCTCACCGACGTCAATGTGTAACAACCCTTACCGACACGGATGGCTCCCTCTGTTGGGGTTGCACAATCGCGCCctgattgataatttatacggTGCGTGCAGGTTATTTGATTATCCGCCTTCAGCTGGGCGGCTTGGCTTGGCTTGGCTTggctcggctcggctcggctcggctcggctcgCCCGCGCGGGGATGATTCGCCGCCTCCTTTTTGCTTCTCCGTTCTTCCACGTTGTCCTTTCGTTTCTCGGTGCCGCGGTTTCTCCCTACCTTTGTCCTTGCGATCTTATCTCTATTCCGATGATTAAAGATCGCGAGATGAGACAGAGTAATGACGCAAATTAAAACCGACAATATAATTTcgaccatttttttttacgcgccCAATATTGACATAAAGTCttcatttttcaaagtaaTAATATCGTCTCGTGTTTCTCTTGTCGTTAATAGATTTgtgttcaatatttataacaatattaaatatttataacaatggATATATTGCAGATCGCGAGGAAATAATACAAAGCGACAAAATATTCGACTCACCGCGGCCGGATTAAATCACGTCTGTGTCGGGGTTCCGTGTTGTTGTTTGAGTACGCGCCGGGTGCAAGGGTAAATACGgacaattacatattttcccTTCTGTGTGATCCTGAGATCGCGCGGACCCTAGCGAGAATCGCGACGCAGCATTATACGCGACGAGGCGCTCTCTTTTATAGGGTGGTTACGCAAGCGGGGGTTTGACATGCGGGCGAAGTGACTATGCTGTGACAGAATTGTCGACAGGGGGACGGGCGGTGCGTTGATGGCATAATTGGTATCATTCGGGGGTCTTCTTTTGACCCACCACGTGCAGCCCTATTACGCGCGTCACAATTATGCGTGTCTCGTTCAATGcggttacatatttttgactaaacctttttttttctactcgAACGAAGCACAAAAACAGAATGATATCGATCGAAAAAGAGTTATGAAGTAATCAATCGTTTTGCttcatgttttcttttaatgttGCCGCACGTGTTCGCACTTGTCAAcgcaaatcgataaaaatcgattaaaaaacaAGCAAACATTTAGtgtattgtttgaaaaaaaatatatatatagatatatatatatatatatatatatatatatatatatatatatatatgtattttatattattgacattatatatttcacaatatcTCAGACCTCGTAGCTTTACTTATTTGATATTCATTCTCTTCTTTTGTTGCTCGCTCGTTTTCCTCGTCATGTTTAAATCCTTGAGTCCTTTTATGTTTTTGATGTTGGAGGAAATGATCTTCGGTTTATCAGCATTGAGCACTCCCAATCCGAAACGATTGCTCCGTTTTATATCGCTACAATCTGTAGTTGCATCAGCTGTGCGAATCTTTTCGCGGACTTGAtcgtttttcattttctccAGATGATCGTTCAATTTCGCAGTCACGTTGTCCGCTGCTTGAAGCTCTCGATTATCATTTCCGTTTGTAATGTCAGTCTCAAGACGTAAAGCGGTAGGTTCTTTGGTTCTCAGACGTTTCCACGTTCTTATAGGTAACCTGGagaagaaatttcttttcatcCTTTCTATTTTTGTGCACGATGAAACATCTGTCATTTTCAAAGTGAGtgtcctctctttcttttcttcggCTGCCGATCGCGAAACAGTCACGTTGGTCCGATCGATTTTATTACTTccagaatttttaaaacgagGATTTGCATTATCTTCTTCGTTTGTTGCGTATATTCGTTCGTTGCTGTTTGAGTTAGCGATGTGTTTAAACATTCTTGCCGGCTGACGTGTTTCAGCGAATGTCACGTTTACAGTTTCTGTCCTTTTTTCAGAAgagttaatgttaattttctttccttcGACCGTCGAACGCGGCCTCACGTTTATCGAATCTGCAAAGCAACATGTAACTtatgtgaaaataaagaaaggaatcaatgaaatatttattactgctATGtgataagagataaaattaaagaatatatacatacgtatatatatatatatatatatactataaagttgagaaatattaataaatgaatgtgctagttatctattttttatagataacgtaaagatttaatacatttctttaCTATATTGCGATTTCTGTTATAAGAATTAAtctgattacaaatatttaaattcagcAGGTGTAAAATTAAGCGATTAAGAAAACGCACGTGACGTCTGACGTCTACTAAACGCACAAATTCGAATATGGTCATTGCAGAGACATCTGCTGGTTCTATTAATAAGTAGAATTTCTTACGATACACACAGTTGGCATAAAAGAAATCTGTTTTACAACTTACTTTTTCCCGTGGAATTTGAAGTTCGTTCGTCGATGGACGTCCTCGCCGATTTAACACGCGGAGAATTCGCGTTTATCGTGTTTGATTGTAAAATCTTGGACTTCTCTTTTGACGCGTTATTCTTCGAATAAGTTTGATATTTCGCGCTCTTGGTTGACATTTTTGGTAATAAATTTTGTCGACCGTTTTTTCGCCACGTTTCCTCGGACTCTTCTTCCCTTTCCGAATCGACGATATTAAATGATGTTTTCCGTTGTAAACCATTAcgattttttacttttgtcgGCTCTGTAAAAGTCAATTTTTCGCAACTTGCATGGTTTTCCAATGAAACAGAATCCCAGAAATTATTCTTCGAGTCAATAGCATTAGGAAAATTCTCATCAGCTTGTTCTCGGCATTTTTCGAACTCTGCAAAAAGTTgaggaaattaaaatttatcagttgacatatattatagaaattatttttcaaactctTAAACTTTCGCATTATTATctcatctatttttaaaatacataccaGTCTTGGAATTGAAATTTTCGTCTGTTCTCGAAAGAATCTTTGTTCGTTTCCTTCGCTCGCTTAACGGCGATCGTATATCGACGTCTTCGCGGAAGTTCCTCTCGTCACTTTCATCGAACCATTgttgtgttaaaattttttcccttCGACCCACGTGATTACTTCGTGCGGACGAAGAGTCGggatttcttatataattgtacCGCGCGTCTCGCGGAAGTTCATCTTGATTAGAATATCCGATTATATTCCGGGGATT belongs to Anoplolepis gracilipes chromosome 4, ASM4749672v1, whole genome shotgun sequence and includes:
- the LOC140665284 gene encoding uncharacterized protein, producing MDAFLENSLFFFVDDAEPILPIFQSPEYGDPRRIVEVTDVGCDTETTYPVHFPRNAFHRRRGGAENCGPTRRIAEWRNERPSKFSRITTILNNKNRRRNYIEDKTRRNERDYDDVYVADLDYPYADSENPYDDFELAKHDSAIEYKDNYYTQFVNPRNIIGYSNQDELPRDARYNYIRNPDSSSARSNHVGRREKILTQQWFDESDERNFREDVDIRSPLSERRKRTKILSRTDENFNSKTEFEKCREQADENFPNAIDSKNNFWDSVSLENHASCEKLTFTEPTKVKNRNGLQRKTSFNIVDSEREEESEETWRKNGRQNLLPKMSTKSAKYQTYSKNNASKEKSKILQSNTINANSPRVKSARTSIDERTSNSTGKNSINVRPRSTVEGKKININSSEKRTETVNVTFAETRQPARMFKHIANSNSNERIYATNEEDNANPRFKNSGSNKIDRTNVTVSRSAAEEKKERTLTLKMTDVSSCTKIERMKRNFFSRLPIRTWKRLRTKEPTALRLETDITNGNDNRELQAADNVTAKLNDHLEKMKNDQVREKIRTADATTDCSDIKRSNRFGLGVLNADKPKIISSNIKNIKGLKDLNMTRKTSEQQKKRMNIK